The sequence TTACCCTGTCCGCCGCCCAAAATCAATGTTATGACCTTTTCCATATATTTTCTCTCCTTTAATATAGTTAGATTATATCATAAGTATCATCAAAGACAAGGGCGCAACCAATATTTCACCCGATACCCCTTGACAGACAATCTCCCTGACCATATAATAGCGGTAATAAAAAGGGAGGGGAACGATGAAGAAGATAGGACTTATAGCAATGGCTTTTTTTGCGGCATCACTCTTTTTTCAATCAGGCTGCTTGGCAGAAGAGGACAACAAATGGACCAGGCTTGTGGAAGAATCCGGCAGGGTCTTGTACGATATACAACAGATGCCGGACCAGAACATTCCTGACGACCTCATGAGAAGTTGTTCGGCAATAGCCATATTCCCGAATACCATATCAGCCGGCATCGGGATCGGCGGAAAATACGGCCAGGGCATAATCATGGTACGCAATGAAAAGGGAGGAGATTGGTCCCCGCCGGCAATATTTACCATAGCAGGGGGGAGCCTGGGCTGGCAATTAGGCGGACAGGCCACCGACTTCGTGCTTCTTATTATGAATAGAAGGTCTGTAGATGGCAT is a genomic window of Candidatus Omnitrophota bacterium containing:
- a CDS encoding lipid-binding SYLF domain-containing protein — its product is MKKIGLIAMAFFAASLFFQSGCLAEEDNKWTRLVEESGRVLYDIQQMPDQNIPDDLMRSCSAIAIFPNTISAGIGIGGKYGQGIIMVRNEKGGDWSPPAIFTIAGGSLGWQLGGQATDFVLLIMNRRSVDG